One window from the genome of Cryptomeria japonica chromosome 6, Sugi_1.0, whole genome shotgun sequence encodes:
- the LOC131033202 gene encoding patatin-like protein 2 isoform X2, which translates to MAKAQAKMATILSIDGGGVRGLIPAQALGFLEAKLQELDGAEARIVDYFDLIAGTSTGGLVTAMISSPKPNKRPLFSAKEVTDFYLRSLPEIFPQPTRWNLFGGATCLFYGCKYSGQYLGQIFNEMIPNLRLSETITNVLLPTFDIKLQQPIIFSTFEAKENAFKNPFLKDVCIGTSAAPTFFPPHYFTTHDQSSGRSRSFHLIDGGIAANNPTLLAINQIKKMRLKENPGFKNTRPQDYGEILVLSLGTGQEDSQSINYNAKEAAQWGGLGWIQNKGRAPIIDVFMNASADMVDIYMANMFQSGFHKGNYLRIQEANLSGVGVSVDCSCKENLENLVNIGKKLLDKPVSRVDLETGKFEEVQNEGTNKDALTRFAKLLWEEKRKRSSL; encoded by the exons ATGGCTAAAGCACAAGCAAAGATGGCAACAATCTTGAGTATTGATGGAGGAGGAGTTAGGGGACTTATTCCTGCCCAAGCTCTTGGATTTTTAGAGGCCAAACTTCAG GAATTAGATGGTGCAGAAGCCAGAATAGTAGACTATTTTGATCTTATAGCAGGTACTAGTACTGGAGGACTGGTGACTGCTATGATAAGCTCTCCAAAACCTAACAAACGTCCTCTGTTTTCTGCCAAAGAAGTCACTGATTTCTACTTGAGGAGTCTTCCTGAAATTTTCCCACAACCAAC CCGTTGGAATCTGTTTGGAGGAGCCACGTGTCTGTTTTATGGTTGCAAATACTCAGGGCAGTACCTCGGGCAGATCTTTAATGAGATGATTCCTAATCTACGTCTAAGCGAGACCATCACCAATGTGTTATTACCCACTTTTGATATAAAGCTGCAGCAGCCAATCATTTTTTCTACTTTTGAG GCAAAGGAAAATGCTTTCAAGAATCCATTTTTAAAAGATGTATGCATTGGTACATCTGCAGCTCCTACTTTTTTCCCACCTCACTACTTTACAACACATGATCAATCCTCTGGAAGATCTAGAAGTTTTCACTTGATAGATGGAGGAATTGCTGCCAACAATCCT ACTTTGTTAGcaataaatcaaattaaaaaaatgcGCCTGAAGGAGAATCCGGGATTCAAAAATACTAGACCTCAG GATTATGGAGAAATATTAGTTCTTTCACTTGGAACTGGACAAGAAGATTCACAAAGTATAAACTATAATGCCAAAGAGGCTGCTCAATGGGGTGGTTTGGGATGGATTCAGAATAAGGGTAGAGCTCCAATCATAGATGTCTTCATGAATGCCAGTGCAGATATGGTGGACATATACATGGCTAATATGTTCCAGTCTGGTTTTCACAAAGGAAACTATCTCAGAATCCAG GAAGCAAATTTAAGTGGAGTTGGAGTAAGTGTAGATTGTTCATGCAAAGAAAACCTTGAGAATCTTGTGAATATTGGGAAGAAGTTATTGGATAAGCCTGTGAGCAGAGTGGATTTGGAAACTGGCAAGTTTGAAGAAGTTCAAAATGAGGGTACCAACAAGGATGCATTGACCAG ATTTGCCAAATTGCTatgggaagagaagagaaaaagatCATCCTTATAA
- the LOC131033202 gene encoding patatin-like protein 2 isoform X1: MAKAQAKMATILSIDGGGVRGLIPAQALGFLEAKLQELDGAEARIVDYFDLIAGTSTGGLVTAMISSPKPNKRPLFSAKEVTDFYLRSLPEIFPQPTLVYDLNRWNLFGGATCLFYGCKYSGQYLGQIFNEMIPNLRLSETITNVLLPTFDIKLQQPIIFSTFEAKENAFKNPFLKDVCIGTSAAPTFFPPHYFTTHDQSSGRSRSFHLIDGGIAANNPTLLAINQIKKMRLKENPGFKNTRPQDYGEILVLSLGTGQEDSQSINYNAKEAAQWGGLGWIQNKGRAPIIDVFMNASADMVDIYMANMFQSGFHKGNYLRIQEANLSGVGVSVDCSCKENLENLVNIGKKLLDKPVSRVDLETGKFEEVQNEGTNKDALTRFAKLLWEEKRKRSSL; the protein is encoded by the exons ATGGCTAAAGCACAAGCAAAGATGGCAACAATCTTGAGTATTGATGGAGGAGGAGTTAGGGGACTTATTCCTGCCCAAGCTCTTGGATTTTTAGAGGCCAAACTTCAG GAATTAGATGGTGCAGAAGCCAGAATAGTAGACTATTTTGATCTTATAGCAGGTACTAGTACTGGAGGACTGGTGACTGCTATGATAAGCTCTCCAAAACCTAACAAACGTCCTCTGTTTTCTGCCAAAGAAGTCACTGATTTCTACTTGAGGAGTCTTCCTGAAATTTTCCCACAACCAACGTTAGTATATGATCTCAA CCGTTGGAATCTGTTTGGAGGAGCCACGTGTCTGTTTTATGGTTGCAAATACTCAGGGCAGTACCTCGGGCAGATCTTTAATGAGATGATTCCTAATCTACGTCTAAGCGAGACCATCACCAATGTGTTATTACCCACTTTTGATATAAAGCTGCAGCAGCCAATCATTTTTTCTACTTTTGAG GCAAAGGAAAATGCTTTCAAGAATCCATTTTTAAAAGATGTATGCATTGGTACATCTGCAGCTCCTACTTTTTTCCCACCTCACTACTTTACAACACATGATCAATCCTCTGGAAGATCTAGAAGTTTTCACTTGATAGATGGAGGAATTGCTGCCAACAATCCT ACTTTGTTAGcaataaatcaaattaaaaaaatgcGCCTGAAGGAGAATCCGGGATTCAAAAATACTAGACCTCAG GATTATGGAGAAATATTAGTTCTTTCACTTGGAACTGGACAAGAAGATTCACAAAGTATAAACTATAATGCCAAAGAGGCTGCTCAATGGGGTGGTTTGGGATGGATTCAGAATAAGGGTAGAGCTCCAATCATAGATGTCTTCATGAATGCCAGTGCAGATATGGTGGACATATACATGGCTAATATGTTCCAGTCTGGTTTTCACAAAGGAAACTATCTCAGAATCCAG GAAGCAAATTTAAGTGGAGTTGGAGTAAGTGTAGATTGTTCATGCAAAGAAAACCTTGAGAATCTTGTGAATATTGGGAAGAAGTTATTGGATAAGCCTGTGAGCAGAGTGGATTTGGAAACTGGCAAGTTTGAAGAAGTTCAAAATGAGGGTACCAACAAGGATGCATTGACCAG ATTTGCCAAATTGCTatgggaagagaagagaaaaagatCATCCTTATAA